The proteins below are encoded in one region of Candidatus Alcyoniella australis:
- a CDS encoding DUF4190 domain-containing protein, whose product MQDTSEQQAQQTTPTVPAPCYDLYQAYPAPQVPPTHPLALAALICSLVGLCFWPAEIAAIICGAIGLNKIRQWGGRYGGHGMALAGMIIGIAYMAIMVLAFLAYMVFLFAAIIITMAASAGAGG is encoded by the coding sequence ATGCAGGACACCTCTGAGCAGCAAGCGCAGCAGACCACGCCCACGGTTCCCGCGCCGTGCTACGACCTTTATCAGGCATACCCCGCGCCGCAGGTTCCCCCCACTCATCCGTTGGCGCTGGCGGCCCTGATCTGTTCGTTGGTCGGCCTGTGCTTCTGGCCGGCGGAAATCGCGGCGATCATCTGCGGCGCCATCGGCCTGAACAAGATCCGGCAATGGGGCGGTCGCTACGGCGGCCACGGTATGGCCCTGGCCGGTATGATCATAGGCATCGCCTATATGGCGATCATGGTTTTGGCTTTCCTGGCCTACATGGTGTTCCTCTTCGCGGCAATAATCATCACCATGGCCGCGTCCGCGGGAGCCGGAGGCTGA
- a CDS encoding DUF4190 domain-containing protein, which yields MTASQGNLPQESNPTPASPTALQTPGVSIAALVLGILSLLFCCLSGIPALVLGIIGLKKANADPDNIGGKGLAIAGIVLGSIASVMTIFIAMLALIAVPNFMTLESRAYDASAVSAGRNARLAEEVYFQNYGEEMGGTYTCDMDKLLTVDRNLLDDPGVQWEFGDCNQQGYTFTVWHEKSDAEPHVMTD from the coding sequence ATGACCGCATCTCAAGGCAATTTGCCGCAGGAATCCAATCCCACCCCGGCATCGCCAACGGCGCTACAAACGCCGGGCGTGAGCATCGCCGCACTGGTATTGGGCATACTCTCGCTCCTGTTCTGCTGCCTGTCCGGCATTCCGGCGCTGGTCCTGGGCATCATCGGCCTGAAAAAAGCCAATGCCGACCCCGACAACATCGGTGGCAAAGGCCTGGCCATCGCCGGCATCGTCCTGGGGTCAATAGCCAGCGTGATGACGATCTTCATCGCGATGCTGGCACTGATCGCCGTTCCCAACTTTATGACTCTTGAAAGCAGGGCCTACGACGCTTCGGCTGTATCAGCGGGCCGCAACGCGCGCCTGGCCGAGGAAGTTTATTTCCAGAACTACGGCGAGGAAATGGGCGGAACGTACACCTGCGACATGGATAAGCTGCTGACCGTTGATCGCAACCTCTTAGACGATCCTGGCGTGCAGTGGGAATTCGGCGATTGCAACCAGCAGGGGTACACCTTCACCGTGTGGCATGAGAAGTCTGACGCCGAACCACACGTGATGACCGATTAG
- a CDS encoding DUF4190 domain-containing protein — MSEPQDPGTEQPTFAAPPPPPPPPPPPPPLPPQAMAMADGPKTPGVSIAALILGILFCGGCLTGIPALVLGIIGLKKANADPQNVGGKGLAIAGIILGSLGILLSIVGGIVQVMMGGMNYGF; from the coding sequence ATGAGTGAACCGCAAGATCCCGGAACAGAACAACCCACGTTCGCAGCGCCGCCCCCTCCCCCGCCTCCGCCGCCTCCGCCTCCACCGCTGCCGCCGCAGGCGATGGCCATGGCTGACGGACCCAAGACTCCGGGCGTGTCGATCGCCGCATTGATCTTGGGCATCCTGTTCTGCGGCGGCTGCCTGACCGGCATTCCGGCGCTGGTCCTGGGGATCATCGGCCTGAAAAAGGCCAATGCCGATCCGCAGAACGTCGGAGGCAAAGGCCTGGCCATCGCCGGCATCATCCTGGGCAGCCTGGGAATCCTGCTCTCGATCGTCGGCGGCATCGTGCAGGTAATGATGGGCGGCATGAACTACGGCTTCTAG